In bacterium, a single window of DNA contains:
- a CDS encoding gamma-glutamyltransferase family protein: MMPVEFAPFSTYRPPVLGTRCMVASGHYLASAAAARMLDRGGNVVDAGVAAGLCINVVQPDMTNLGGVAPIILHQARTGETVTISGLGWWPRAATIEDLRRREATTFRGILTSVMPAALDAWVEALDRYGTMAFADVAAPAIELAERGVPVNRHLAANIVEHAPQIAAWPSSREIFLGRGRPPRVGERLVQADLARTLHRLVDAERGAPGRHEGLERVRDLFYRGDVARAMAAFSQAQGGFVTTADLAGFRVRREPAYSTTYRGHEVYACGPWCQGPVVLEALNVLEGYDIASMPRNSAPVLHLVVEALKAAFADRHAYYGDPEFVRVPMKGLLSKAYAADWRARIDADAAAPGLPEAGDAWRHEAGGIEAGRAPHPVPVRGPAPPDTSYVCVMDADGNAFSATPSDPVFGAPVVPGLGLIISPRGSQSWDDVRHPSCLAPGKRPRLTPNPGLVLRDGHVVMAYGTPGLDVQPQAMVQFLLNVLDYGLDVQQAIEAPRLATYSFPLSSHPHAYEPGKLCVEGRVPADAVHGLARRGHRVTGWPEWTPQAGSVCGIVRDPAEGVLAGGADPRRLSYAIGW, encoded by the coding sequence ACCTACCGCCCGCCGGTGCTGGGGACGCGCTGCATGGTGGCGTCGGGCCACTATCTCGCGAGCGCGGCGGCGGCGCGGATGCTCGACCGCGGCGGGAACGTCGTGGACGCCGGCGTCGCGGCGGGTCTCTGCATCAACGTTGTGCAGCCCGACATGACGAACCTCGGCGGCGTCGCGCCGATCATCCTGCACCAGGCCCGGACGGGGGAGACGGTCACGATCAGCGGCCTCGGGTGGTGGCCTCGGGCGGCGACGATCGAAGACCTCCGCCGCCGCGAGGCGACGACGTTTCGCGGCATCCTCACGTCCGTCATGCCCGCCGCGCTCGACGCCTGGGTGGAGGCGCTCGACCGCTACGGGACGATGGCGTTTGCCGATGTGGCGGCGCCCGCGATCGAGCTCGCCGAGCGAGGCGTCCCCGTGAACCGTCACCTCGCGGCGAACATCGTGGAGCACGCGCCGCAGATCGCCGCGTGGCCGTCGTCGCGGGAGATCTTCCTCGGCCGCGGCCGTCCGCCGCGCGTCGGGGAGCGTCTGGTGCAGGCGGATCTCGCCCGGACGCTGCACCGGCTGGTCGACGCCGAACGCGGCGCGCCGGGACGGCACGAGGGGCTCGAGCGCGTGCGCGATCTGTTCTACCGCGGCGACGTCGCCCGCGCGATGGCCGCGTTCTCGCAGGCGCAGGGCGGGTTCGTGACCACGGCGGACCTCGCGGGGTTTCGGGTGCGGCGGGAGCCGGCGTACTCGACGACGTACCGCGGGCACGAGGTGTACGCCTGCGGCCCATGGTGCCAGGGGCCGGTCGTGCTCGAAGCGCTGAACGTGCTCGAAGGCTACGACATCGCGTCGATGCCCCGGAACAGTGCGCCGGTGCTGCACCTCGTCGTCGAGGCGCTCAAGGCGGCGTTCGCCGACCGGCACGCGTACTACGGCGATCCGGAGTTCGTGCGCGTGCCGATGAAGGGCTTGCTGTCCAAGGCCTATGCGGCCGACTGGCGAGCCCGCATCGACGCCGACGCCGCCGCGCCTGGGCTGCCCGAGGCCGGCGACGCGTGGCGTCACGAGGCCGGCGGGATCGAGGCCGGACGCGCGCCGCATCCTGTGCCGGTGCGGGGACCGGCGCCTCCCGACACGAGCTACGTCTGTGTGATGGACGCCGACGGCAATGCGTTCTCCGCCACCCCGAGCGATCCGGTGTTCGGCGCGCCGGTGGTGCCGGGGCTTGGACTGATCATCTCGCCGCGCGGTTCGCAGTCGTGGGATGATGTCCGGCATCCGAGCTGCCTCGCGCCCGGCAAACGCCCGCGCCTCACACCGAACCCCGGACTCGTGCTGCGGGATGGACACGTCGTGATGGCCTATGGCACCCCGGGCCTCGACGTGCAGCCGCAGGCGATGGTGCAGTTTCTCTTGAACGTGCTGGACTACGGGCTTGACGTGCAGCAAGCGATCGAGGCGCCGCGGCTGGCGACGTACAGCTTTCCCTTGAGTAGCCACCCGCACGCCTACGAACCCGGTAAGTTGTGCGTGGAGGGGCGGGTGCCCGCCGACGCCGTGCACGGTCTCGCGCGGCGCGGGCACCGTGTCACGGGGTGGCCCGAGTGGACCCCGCAGGCCGGCTCGGTGTGCGGGATCGTCCGCGACCCGGCCGAGGGCGTCCTCGCCGGCGGCGCGGATCCGCGCCGATTGTCGTACGCGATCGGGTGGTGA
- a CDS encoding FAD-binding oxidoreductase: MTSTADVVVVGGGVVGASVAFHLAARGVTRVVLCERRWPAAGATGKSGALVRMHYTNEPEARLAFASLEYFQHWGDVVGAGSAGFAKTGMVRFVAPADDAKLRANVAMLRGLGVETALLEREDLRAIVPWWYVDDVAAAAYEPESGCADPVATTHGFLARARELGADVRLGTEVTAVRTSGDRVVGVDTSGGAIAAPAAVVAGGAWTVPMLRGLGVRATLQPMRTQVAVFRRPPAIETPHPVCIDGAYEMWLRPEGPNFFSTLVGISQRQEISDLDGWSEGVDGDYTWRARGRMIRRIPGMADAPMRGGWAGAITLTEDGKPVIDRHPRLAGLWFCTGDNGSSFKTAPAVGRAVAEWITDGTPRVVDLHPFRASRFDEGAPLVGAHEYTIGEPDRPKGVMLG, from the coding sequence ATGACATCGACGGCGGACGTGGTTGTTGTCGGGGGAGGCGTGGTCGGCGCCAGCGTGGCGTTCCACCTCGCGGCGCGCGGCGTCACGCGCGTGGTGCTCTGCGAGCGTCGGTGGCCGGCCGCGGGCGCCACCGGCAAGTCGGGCGCGCTCGTGCGCATGCACTACACGAACGAGCCGGAGGCGCGGCTCGCGTTCGCGAGCCTGGAGTACTTTCAGCATTGGGGCGACGTCGTGGGCGCCGGGTCCGCGGGCTTCGCGAAAACCGGAATGGTGCGGTTCGTGGCCCCCGCCGACGACGCGAAGCTCCGCGCGAACGTCGCCATGCTGCGCGGGCTCGGCGTCGAGACGGCGCTCCTGGAGCGCGAGGATCTGCGCGCCATCGTGCCGTGGTGGTACGTGGACGATGTCGCGGCGGCCGCCTACGAGCCGGAGTCGGGGTGTGCCGATCCGGTCGCGACGACCCACGGGTTCCTGGCGCGGGCCCGCGAGCTGGGCGCGGACGTCCGGCTCGGCACTGAGGTGACGGCGGTGCGGACGTCCGGCGACCGCGTCGTGGGTGTGGACACGAGCGGTGGGGCGATCGCTGCGCCGGCGGCGGTGGTGGCCGGGGGCGCGTGGACGGTGCCGATGTTGCGCGGCCTCGGTGTTCGCGCGACGTTGCAGCCGATGCGTACCCAGGTGGCCGTGTTCCGCCGACCGCCGGCCATTGAGACGCCGCACCCGGTGTGCATCGACGGCGCGTACGAGATGTGGCTACGGCCGGAAGGTCCGAACTTCTTCTCCACGCTCGTCGGTATCTCGCAGCGGCAGGAGATCAGCGACCTCGATGGGTGGAGCGAGGGGGTGGACGGCGACTACACGTGGCGGGCCCGCGGGCGCATGATCCGGCGCATCCCCGGGATGGCCGACGCCCCGATGCGGGGCGGCTGGGCCGGCGCCATCACGCTGACCGAGGACGGCAAGCCGGTGATCGACCGTCACCCGCGCCTCGCGGGGTTGTGGTTCTGTACCGGAGACAACGGATCGTCGTTCAAGACCGCGCCGGCTGTGGGCCGGGCGGTCGCCGAGTGGATCACGGACGGGACGCCCCGCGTCGTCGACCTCCATCCGTTCCGCGCCAGCCGGTTCGACGAAGGCGCCCCGCTCGTCGGTGCACACGAGTATACGATCGGAGAACCCGATCGGCCGAAGGGCGTCATGCTCGGCTGA
- a CDS encoding thiamine pyrophosphate-binding protein, with product MNQPRPRTAADAFVATLRDAGVRHLFGLPGSTEASLLDALARDGQLRYVMALHESAAVGMADGYARATGRPAVVSLHTSVGVMNGMGHTYNAWRDQSPVVVTAGHKDRDVLAQDGFCALPDLPGLLASFTKWTWQSLSASAVASDLRRALHVASVPPRGPVFLAIPEDMLGEPVTTGTPAPSHPEADGHADASLARRPDAAAVRLAAIRLLQARAPVLLLGNDVAPAGPDAVALAEALAVPVLVSDPTELAVLPFPTGHPHYLGVYGGEPAVLDGCDVLAAIGGRVFFPFSGPRAPQLPAGATLIHVHPDPRQVGWSVRPSVGMAADAGPTLRDLAAAAASLGGLDPAARTAREARVASLRHARRARLAQERDARWDAVPISVPRVMTEIGRVLPKGTVVVDEAVRSTNVALSHLPLPSEAAWHHTGGGALGWGVPVSIGMRLAQPERAVVALVGDGAFHFSAQALWTAAREGVSVVTVVLDNGGYLAVKRAIEGFVGAPAQLGAYPGTIISHLDHCAVARGYGARATLVMRPDELAPAIEAAMASTGPAVVVVRVEEVR from the coding sequence ATGAACCAGCCTCGTCCCCGTACTGCGGCCGATGCGTTTGTCGCGACCCTGCGGGACGCAGGTGTCCGCCACCTGTTCGGCCTTCCGGGGTCCACCGAGGCGAGTCTGTTGGACGCGCTCGCGCGCGACGGCCAGCTCCGCTACGTGATGGCGCTCCACGAGAGCGCCGCGGTCGGCATGGCGGACGGGTACGCGCGCGCGACCGGCCGGCCGGCGGTTGTGAGCCTCCACACGTCCGTCGGCGTCATGAACGGGATGGGGCACACGTACAACGCGTGGCGGGACCAATCGCCGGTCGTCGTCACCGCGGGGCACAAAGACCGCGACGTCCTGGCGCAGGACGGCTTCTGCGCGCTGCCGGACCTGCCCGGACTGCTGGCCTCGTTTACGAAGTGGACGTGGCAGAGCCTGAGCGCGTCCGCGGTGGCGAGCGATCTTCGTCGCGCGCTGCACGTCGCCTCGGTGCCGCCGCGGGGACCGGTGTTTCTCGCGATCCCCGAGGACATGCTCGGCGAGCCGGTCACCACGGGAACGCCAGCTCCGTCCCATCCGGAGGCGGACGGGCACGCGGATGCATCGCTGGCGCGGCGGCCGGACGCCGCCGCCGTGCGCCTCGCCGCAATCCGGTTGCTCCAGGCGCGGGCGCCCGTGCTCCTCCTGGGGAACGACGTGGCGCCGGCGGGCCCGGACGCCGTCGCGCTCGCGGAGGCGCTCGCGGTGCCCGTCCTCGTTTCCGATCCGACGGAACTCGCTGTGCTGCCGTTCCCGACCGGGCATCCCCACTATCTCGGCGTTTACGGCGGCGAGCCGGCGGTGCTGGACGGATGCGACGTGCTCGCGGCGATCGGAGGCCGCGTGTTCTTCCCGTTCTCGGGGCCGCGGGCTCCGCAGCTCCCGGCGGGGGCGACGCTGATCCACGTGCACCCGGATCCCCGGCAGGTCGGGTGGAGCGTCCGGCCGAGCGTGGGCATGGCGGCGGACGCGGGCCCGACGCTGCGCGACCTCGCCGCGGCCGCGGCGTCGCTCGGCGGTCTCGACCCAGCGGCGCGGACGGCGCGTGAGGCGCGCGTCGCGTCGCTTCGCCACGCCAGGCGCGCACGTCTCGCGCAGGAACGAGACGCGCGATGGGACGCCGTTCCGATCTCCGTGCCCCGCGTGATGACCGAGATCGGCCGCGTGCTGCCGAAGGGCACGGTGGTCGTGGATGAGGCGGTGCGCTCGACGAACGTCGCGTTGTCGCATCTCCCGCTGCCCTCCGAAGCGGCGTGGCACCATACGGGCGGCGGCGCGCTGGGGTGGGGCGTGCCGGTGTCGATCGGCATGCGACTCGCGCAGCCCGAGCGCGCCGTGGTCGCGCTCGTCGGGGATGGAGCGTTTCACTTCAGCGCCCAAGCGCTGTGGACCGCAGCCCGGGAAGGGGTGTCCGTCGTGACCGTTGTGCTCGACAACGGAGGGTACCTCGCCGTGAAGCGCGCGATCGAAGGGTTCGTGGGCGCGCCCGCCCAACTCGGGGCCTACCCGGGGACGATCATCTCGCACCTCGATCACTGCGCGGTGGCCCGCGGCTATGGCGCGCGGGCCACGCTCGTCATGCGGCCCGACGAGCTCGCTCCCGCGATCGAGGCCGCGATGGCCTCGACCGGTCCGGCCGTCGTCGTGGTGCGCGTGGAGGAGGTGCGATAG
- a CDS encoding EamA family transporter: MTSEIAYALAALICYGLGDVIYTRAASAGLAADHFLTGQAWFFCPAIVVYAWITGTLEFTPPAIWGGVAGLVILIGFYNYARSLRTGAVSVIAPVFRLNFIVTAALAIGVLHEPLTRDRFAGFLLALAAGWLLLGGPLQRESIDPAAVRRSLSQVLVATVATGAANFCYKLGLVGGATPETILAAQAVVFSGLVTAMTYATNRTLRPPRGFAIHSGPAAVVLIAAFLFLLHGLKHGDASVVVPIARMGFVVAAVFGVVFFVVFFNEAWTARKVAGLCAATTALMLLAFA, translated from the coding sequence GTGACAAGCGAGATTGCGTATGCCCTCGCCGCGCTGATCTGTTATGGCCTCGGCGACGTCATCTACACACGCGCCGCGAGCGCCGGCCTCGCGGCCGACCATTTCCTCACCGGGCAGGCCTGGTTTTTCTGCCCGGCGATCGTTGTCTATGCGTGGATTACCGGCACGCTCGAATTCACCCCGCCTGCCATATGGGGCGGCGTCGCGGGTCTGGTCATTCTCATCGGCTTCTACAACTACGCTCGCAGCCTGCGGACCGGTGCGGTCAGCGTCATCGCGCCGGTGTTCCGGCTCAATTTCATCGTGACGGCGGCGCTAGCGATCGGCGTGCTCCATGAACCGCTGACACGCGACAGGTTTGCCGGCTTCCTCCTCGCCCTTGCGGCCGGCTGGCTGCTGCTGGGCGGTCCGTTGCAGCGCGAGAGCATCGATCCGGCGGCGGTGCGTCGTTCACTCAGTCAGGTGCTCGTCGCTACGGTTGCGACCGGCGCGGCGAATTTCTGTTATAAGCTCGGCCTTGTCGGCGGCGCGACGCCGGAAACCATCCTCGCTGCTCAGGCGGTTGTGTTCTCTGGTCTCGTGACCGCGATGACCTATGCGACGAATCGCACGCTCCGGCCACCGCGTGGATTCGCCATCCATTCGGGCCCGGCCGCCGTCGTGCTCATCGCGGCCTTCCTGTTCCTGCTGCACGGTCTGAAACACGGCGACGCAAGCGTTGTCGTTCCGATCGCCCGGATGGGCTTCGTGGTCGCCGCGGTGTTCGGCGTCGTGTTCTTCGTCGTGTTCTTCAATGAAGCGTGGACCGCACGCAAGGTCGCCGGCCTGTGCGCCGCGACCACCGCACTCATGCTGTTGGCATTCGCGTAG
- the larE gene encoding ATP-dependent sacrificial sulfur transferase LarE has product MPGERRGHPSSPDSTTTDGAVPLTPGASVTGTAAPSVGEQEELAAKQERLSALLHGIGSAVVAFSGGVDSAYLLAVTHDVLRDRCVAATAVSASLAADELAGAERVAARLGVRHLRVHTSEFEDARYLRNDGQRCYFCKHALFTVLTRLARELDFAAVVYGANADDRGDYRPGMRAASEFAVRAPLLEAGLGKADIRTLARRAGLEVWDKPAAPCLASRLPYGSPVTVAALRQIEAAERVVRDLGFRDVRVRHHGVAASVEVPEPEIGRLTVVFDRVADALREIGFSTVRIAPDGLRSGRFSAGLALAGGGAAGSDGRRA; this is encoded by the coding sequence ATGCCAGGTGAACGGCGCGGTCACCCCTCGTCGCCGGACTCGACGACGACGGACGGCGCGGTCCCCTTGACGCCCGGGGCATCGGTCACGGGCACGGCGGCGCCGTCGGTGGGTGAGCAGGAGGAGCTCGCCGCCAAACAGGAACGTCTTTCGGCATTGCTCCACGGGATCGGGAGCGCGGTGGTGGCGTTTTCCGGCGGCGTCGACAGCGCGTACCTGCTGGCCGTTACCCACGACGTGCTTCGGGACCGGTGCGTGGCGGCGACCGCGGTATCCGCGTCGTTGGCCGCGGATGAGCTGGCTGGCGCGGAGCGGGTAGCCGCCCGGCTGGGGGTGCGGCACCTGCGGGTGCACACCAGCGAGTTCGAAGACGCACGGTATCTGCGGAACGACGGGCAGCGGTGCTACTTCTGCAAGCATGCGCTGTTCACGGTTCTCACGCGGCTCGCTCGCGAGTTGGATTTCGCGGCGGTCGTCTACGGTGCCAACGCCGACGACCGCGGCGACTACCGTCCCGGCATGCGGGCGGCGTCGGAGTTTGCGGTGCGCGCACCCCTGCTCGAGGCGGGGCTCGGCAAGGCCGACATCCGCACGCTCGCGCGGCGCGCGGGGCTCGAGGTGTGGGACAAGCCGGCGGCACCGTGCCTGGCGTCGCGGCTCCCGTATGGATCGCCGGTCACGGTGGCGGCCCTCCGCCAGATCGAGGCAGCGGAGCGCGTCGTGCGGGACTTGGGATTCCGCGACGTCCGCGTGCGCCACCATGGGGTGGCGGCGAGCGTCGAGGTGCCGGAGCCCGAGATCGGACGGCTCACGGTGGTGTTCGATCGCGTCGCGGACGCGCTGCGCGAGATCGGGTTCAGCACGGTACGGATCGCTCCGGACGGATTGCGCTCCGGGCGGTTTTCGGCAGGGCTGGCGCTCGCGGGTGGGGGCGCGGCGGGGTCCGACGGGCGACGCGCGTGA
- the larB gene encoding nickel pincer cofactor biosynthesis protein LarB, with translation MNGDALARLLEQVRLGRVAVADAVAELRWLPYADLGFAKADTHRPLRRGAPEAVYCPGKSLAQIVDLASALRQAGEPVLLTRATPEVAAGVSGACPDARYVPEARLMILGQLPTVGVGCVGVLTGGTGDLPVAEEAAWTAAAMGADVTRVFDVGVSGLHRLGPQRELLDRARALVVVAGMDGALPAVVAGLTRAPVIGVPTSVGYGAHFGGLAPLLTMLNACAPGVAVVNIDNGFGAGYLAAQINAAASPVAREETHAHRIP, from the coding sequence GTGAACGGCGACGCGCTGGCGCGGCTCTTGGAGCAGGTGCGGTTGGGACGGGTGGCCGTGGCCGACGCGGTGGCGGAGCTGCGCTGGCTGCCGTACGCGGATTTGGGGTTTGCGAAGGCCGATACCCACCGGCCGCTGCGGCGCGGGGCGCCGGAGGCGGTGTACTGCCCTGGGAAATCGCTGGCGCAGATCGTGGATCTCGCGTCGGCGCTGCGGCAAGCAGGGGAGCCGGTGTTGCTGACGCGGGCGACCCCCGAGGTCGCGGCGGGAGTGTCGGGGGCGTGTCCCGATGCCCGGTACGTGCCCGAGGCGCGGCTGATGATCCTCGGTCAACTGCCGACCGTGGGCGTCGGCTGCGTCGGCGTGCTCACCGGCGGGACGGGGGATCTGCCCGTGGCGGAGGAAGCCGCCTGGACCGCCGCGGCCATGGGCGCCGACGTGACCCGCGTCTTCGACGTCGGCGTCAGCGGTTTGCACCGGTTGGGGCCCCAGCGCGAGCTCCTGGACCGCGCGCGGGCGTTGGTGGTGGTCGCCGGCATGGACGGGGCGCTGCCGGCCGTGGTGGCCGGGCTCACGCGCGCGCCGGTGATCGGGGTGCCGACGAGCGTGGGGTACGGCGCGCATTTCGGCGGCCTCGCGCCACTGCTGACGATGCTAAACGCGTGCGCACCGGGCGTCGCGGTCGTCAACATCGACAATGGGTTCGGCGCGGGCTATCTCGCCGCGCAGATCAACGCGGCCGCCTCGCCGGTGGCGCGCGAGGAGACGCATGCGCATCGGATACCTTGA